In the Flavisolibacter tropicus genome, one interval contains:
- the clpX gene encoding ATP-dependent Clp protease ATP-binding subunit ClpX, with product MAKNILHCSFCGRSRDEVKILIAGQEGHICENCVEHAREIIDQELMVRDDKSAGSSSFKLTVKKPMEMKKFLDEYIIGQDEAKKVLSVAVYNHYKRLQYKSENVSGNDIEIEKSNIVMVGETGTGKTLLAKTIAKMLNVPFTIVDATVFTEAGYVGEDVESILTRLLQVCNYDVTAAERGIVYIDEIDKIARKGDNPSITRDVSGEGVQQGMLKLLEGTDVLVPPQGGRKHPEQKLIKINTQNILFICGGAFDGIDKIIGRRVQTNTIGFNVDKDLQENMKKNLLRYVNAQDLKMFGLIPELLGRLPVVTHLDPLDAETLRAILVEPKNALIKQYVRLFELEGIKLNIEPEVFDFMVEKAVEYKLGARGLRSICESILTDAMFELPSSKEKFFTLDLEYAQRKFDKSKLSLLKVA from the coding sequence ATGGCAAAAAATATATTACACTGTTCATTTTGCGGTCGCAGTCGGGATGAGGTAAAAATCCTCATTGCCGGGCAAGAAGGACATATCTGTGAAAACTGTGTTGAGCACGCCCGTGAAATCATTGACCAGGAGTTGATGGTGCGGGATGACAAATCGGCTGGATCTTCTTCCTTCAAGCTGACAGTAAAGAAGCCGATGGAAATGAAGAAGTTCCTCGATGAGTACATCATTGGCCAGGATGAAGCCAAGAAAGTACTGTCAGTAGCGGTATACAATCACTACAAAAGACTTCAATACAAAAGCGAGAATGTAAGCGGCAACGATATTGAGATCGAAAAAAGCAACATTGTAATGGTAGGTGAAACCGGTACGGGTAAAACCCTGCTGGCCAAAACCATTGCCAAGATGCTGAATGTGCCTTTCACTATTGTAGATGCCACCGTATTCACGGAAGCAGGTTATGTGGGTGAAGACGTGGAAAGCATTCTTACACGCCTGTTGCAGGTTTGCAACTATGATGTTACAGCAGCAGAACGTGGCATTGTATACATTGACGAAATTGATAAGATAGCCCGCAAAGGAGATAACCCTTCTATTACCCGCGACGTTAGTGGCGAGGGTGTGCAGCAAGGTATGCTGAAGCTGCTGGAAGGTACTGATGTACTGGTACCACCGCAAGGTGGCCGTAAGCACCCAGAGCAAAAGCTTATTAAGATCAACACTCAAAATATTCTCTTTATCTGCGGTGGTGCCTTTGATGGTATTGACAAGATCATTGGCCGCCGTGTACAAACCAATACTATTGGTTTTAACGTAGATAAGGATCTGCAGGAAAACATGAAGAAGAACCTGTTACGTTATGTAAATGCGCAGGATCTGAAAATGTTTGGCCTGATACCAGAGTTATTGGGTCGTTTGCCTGTAGTAACCCACTTGGATCCACTAGATGCCGAAACTTTACGCGCTATCCTGGTAGAGCCTAAGAATGCATTAATAAAGCAATACGTTCGCCTGTTTGAGCTGGAAGGTATTAAATTGAATATCGAGCCAGAGGTATTTGATTTTATGGTTGAGAAAGCTGTAGAATACAAACTGGGCGCTCGTGGCTTACGTTCTATCTGCGAAAGCATTCTAACCGATGCTATGTTTGAACTACCTTCTTCTAAAGAGAAGTTCTTTACACTGGATCTGGAATACGCACAACGCAAGTTTGACAAGAGCAAGTTGAGTTTGCTGAAAGTAGCATAA
- a CDS encoding vitamin B12-dependent ribonucleotide reductase has protein sequence MASVKKTNPKGLTFSRKFTKDDINVYDQFEYDYRTSVIRNPSGEVVFEMNNVEVPKQWSQIATDILAQKYFRKAGVPQKDGSLGRETSVKQVAHRMANCWRVWGERYGYFASEQDAQVFYEELVYSILNQMCVPNSPQWFNTGLHESYGITGKPQGHFFVDPVDGQLKKSTSAYERPQPHACFILSVDDDLVNEGGIMDLWVREARIFKYGSGVGTNFSNIRAEGEKLSGGGSSSGLMSFLKIGDRAAGAIKSGGTTRRAAKMVCLDLDHPEIEQFINWKVEEEKKVGALIEAGYASDYEGEAYRTVSGQNSNNSVRIPNEFFEKLEKGEDWELKARTDGRTMKKVPAKELWNQISYAAWRCADPGTQYNTTINEWHTCPEGGEIRASNPCSEYMFLDNTACNLASANLMKFYDVANNKFDVEGFEYCCRLWTTVLEISVLMAQFPSQEVAQLSYEYRTLGLGYANLGTLLMVSGIPYDSEKARAIAGSITAIMTGISYKTSAEIAQHQGAFPRYEENKEHMLRVMRNHRLAAYDADSYEGLSVKPQGLKAQFAPDYLLKAACKAWDDAVELGEKYGYRNAQSTVIAPTGTIGLVMDCDTTGVEPDFALVKFKKLSGGGYFKIINQSVPVALKNLGYSEKEVDAIVKYAVGAGTFAGSPFINHQTLSEKGFIAEEIKKLDKAVGSAFEIGFVFNVYTLGEECLKRLGFKPEDYFNFEWSLLEALGFNEDQIAAANDYVCGTMTVEGAPFLKEEHLQVFDCANKCGNIGTRYIHAHGHIRMMGAAQPFISGAISKTINLPHEAVVEEIADSYLLSWQLGLKACALYRDGSKLSQPLSNKSDKKKKTEEAEAAEEAPVTESGILDLGKLTIAELLDEVQKRVQASPDTQLKRQLARIVERRALPAKRRGFTQKAKINGQALFVRTGEYGDGTVGEIFIDMAKEGATMRSMLNCFAIAVSIGLQYGVPLEEFVEKFVFTKFDPAGFVEHPNIKSTTSIVDFVFRVLGYEYLNRTDLVHVLDKPEIGNTGHDEWDETPKPELSSVRIVAATPQSVKAQKQSVGALDAVNAAAKSMQSDAPACNTCGHITVRSGTCYKCLNCGNSMGCS, from the coding sequence ATGGCCAGTGTAAAGAAAACCAACCCGAAAGGCTTGACATTCAGCCGGAAGTTCACCAAGGACGATATTAACGTCTACGATCAGTTTGAGTACGACTACCGTACCTCTGTTATTCGCAATCCGAGCGGTGAAGTGGTGTTTGAAATGAATAATGTGGAAGTGCCCAAGCAGTGGAGTCAGATTGCAACCGATATCCTGGCCCAGAAATATTTTCGTAAAGCCGGTGTGCCTCAAAAAGATGGCTCACTGGGTAGAGAAACCTCTGTGAAGCAAGTAGCTCACCGTATGGCTAATTGCTGGCGCGTATGGGGTGAGAGATATGGCTATTTTGCCAGCGAGCAAGATGCCCAGGTGTTTTATGAGGAGCTGGTTTACAGCATCTTAAACCAGATGTGTGTGCCTAATTCACCACAGTGGTTCAATACAGGGCTGCATGAAAGCTATGGCATCACCGGAAAGCCGCAAGGTCACTTTTTTGTAGATCCGGTAGATGGTCAACTGAAAAAATCTACTTCAGCTTATGAGCGCCCGCAGCCACATGCCTGCTTCATCTTAAGCGTAGATGATGATCTGGTAAATGAAGGTGGTATCATGGACCTGTGGGTACGTGAAGCGCGCATTTTCAAATATGGTTCGGGTGTTGGTACTAACTTCTCTAATATTCGTGCAGAAGGCGAAAAATTAAGCGGTGGCGGTAGTTCATCTGGCTTAATGTCTTTCTTAAAGATTGGCGACCGCGCTGCTGGTGCTATCAAAAGTGGTGGAACAACCCGTCGTGCAGCTAAAATGGTGTGTCTTGATTTAGATCACCCAGAGATTGAGCAATTCATCAACTGGAAAGTAGAAGAAGAGAAGAAAGTAGGTGCTTTGATTGAAGCAGGCTACGCTTCTGATTATGAAGGTGAAGCTTACAGAACGGTAAGTGGTCAGAACTCTAATAACTCAGTACGTATCCCTAACGAGTTTTTTGAGAAACTGGAAAAAGGAGAAGACTGGGAATTGAAAGCTCGTACTGATGGCCGTACGATGAAGAAAGTGCCTGCAAAAGAATTGTGGAACCAAATTTCCTATGCAGCTTGGCGTTGTGCTGACCCCGGTACTCAATACAATACAACAATTAACGAATGGCATACGTGTCCAGAAGGTGGAGAGATTAGAGCTTCTAACCCTTGTTCTGAGTACATGTTCTTAGACAATACAGCTTGTAATCTGGCTTCAGCCAACTTGATGAAGTTCTACGATGTAGCCAACAACAAGTTTGATGTAGAAGGCTTTGAGTATTGCTGCCGCTTGTGGACAACTGTACTTGAAATCTCTGTATTGATGGCACAATTCCCTTCTCAGGAAGTGGCCCAATTAAGCTATGAATACAGAACATTAGGCCTTGGTTATGCCAACCTGGGTACCTTGTTAATGGTAAGCGGTATACCTTATGATAGTGAAAAAGCCCGTGCAATTGCCGGTTCTATTACAGCTATCATGACAGGTATTTCTTATAAAACATCGGCTGAAATCGCTCAGCACCAAGGTGCGTTCCCTCGCTATGAAGAGAATAAAGAGCACATGCTGCGTGTAATGCGCAATCACCGCCTTGCTGCTTACGATGCTGATAGCTATGAAGGGTTAAGCGTTAAACCTCAAGGTCTGAAAGCTCAATTTGCTCCTGACTACTTATTGAAAGCCGCGTGTAAAGCATGGGATGATGCTGTAGAACTAGGTGAAAAATACGGCTACCGTAACGCGCAATCAACTGTTATTGCTCCTACTGGTACCATTGGTCTTGTAATGGATTGCGATACAACAGGTGTAGAGCCAGACTTTGCATTGGTGAAGTTTAAAAAGCTTTCTGGTGGTGGTTACTTCAAGATCATCAACCAATCGGTACCTGTTGCTCTGAAAAACTTAGGCTATTCTGAAAAGGAAGTAGATGCTATTGTAAAATATGCAGTAGGTGCAGGAACATTTGCAGGTTCTCCTTTTATCAATCACCAAACCTTAAGTGAAAAAGGCTTTATTGCAGAAGAAATTAAGAAGCTGGATAAAGCTGTAGGTTCTGCCTTCGAAATCGGTTTTGTATTTAACGTATATACATTAGGAGAGGAGTGTTTAAAACGCTTAGGCTTTAAACCAGAAGACTACTTCAATTTTGAGTGGAGTTTGTTAGAAGCCCTAGGCTTTAATGAAGATCAAATTGCTGCTGCAAACGATTATGTATGTGGTACTATGACTGTTGAAGGCGCTCCATTCTTGAAAGAAGAGCATCTGCAAGTGTTTGATTGTGCCAACAAATGCGGCAACATCGGAACACGTTATATTCATGCTCACGGCCACATTCGCATGATGGGAGCTGCACAGCCATTCATCTCTGGTGCTATCTCTAAAACGATCAACCTGCCTCATGAAGCGGTAGTAGAAGAAATTGCCGATTCTTATTTGTTAAGCTGGCAGTTAGGTTTGAAAGCTTGTGCTTTATACCGTGATGGTTCTAAGCTATCTCAGCCGTTAAGCAACAAGTCAGATAAAAAGAAGAAAACTGAAGAAGCAGAAGCTGCAGAAGAAGCTCCTGTTACGGAATCAGGTATTTTGGATTTAGGCAAGTTAACGATTGCTGAATTACTGGATGAAGTACAAAAACGTGTACAAGCTTCTCCTGATACGCAATTAAAACGTCAGTTGGCACGTATCGTTGAACGCCGCGCTTTACCAGCTAAGCGTCGTGGCTTTACACAAAAAGCCAAGATCAATGGTCAGGCTTTATTTGTACGTACTGGTGAATATGGAGATGGTACTGTAGGTGAGATCTTTATTGATATGGCGAAAGAAGGTGCTACTATGCGTAGCATGTTGAACTGCTTTGCCATTGCCGTTTCAATAGGCTTGCAATACGGTGTTCCACTGGAAGAATTTGTAGAGAAGTTTGTGTTCACCAAGTTTGACCCAGCTGGTTTCGTAGAGCATCCAAACATTAAGTCTACTACTTCAATCGTTGACTTTGTATTCCGTGTGTTAGGCTACGAATACTTAAATCGCACTGATTTAGTTCACGTACTGGATAAGCCTGAAATCGGTAATACTGGTCATGACGAATGGGATGAAACGCCAAAGCCTGAATTATCAAGTGTACGCATAGTAGCAGCCACACCTCAAAGTGTAAAAGCACAAAAGCAGTCAGTAGGTGCATTAGACGCTGTTAATGCAGCAGCTAAGAGCATGCAAAGCGATGCGCCTGCTTGTAACACTTGCGGTCACATCACTGTTCGTAGCGGTACTTGTTACAAGTGCTTGAACTGCGGTAACAGCATGGGTTGTAGCTAA
- a CDS encoding sensor histidine kinase yields the protein MNRVQLSRYWLFQLAGWGSFALINTFFAFFFDKLNDEQNVQLFFGRLGIFIVLGLLATHFMRFIIIKLNVLQKAFDKQILQFLIITFCFALFTSFFNIQVLAFFKWLTRTESEVMHKSVFLVVLSGGFYFFIYFIIWNLIYFMYHYVTKSRKQQMDTLQLEAMVKELELKTIKAHINPHFIFNALNSIRALIDENPARARTAVTQLSNILRSSLKVEKGETVNFNEELKIVKDYLALENMRFEDRLKVEYEVDDSTLNQPVPPMMLQTLVENAIKHGISKQVQGGVVKIISDIKDNYHLLAVQNTGHLNGQIKNSGFGIASTQDRLQLLYGQKAHFEIKQLNPTLVEAKVLIPVSLN from the coding sequence ATGAACCGTGTACAGCTTTCAAGGTATTGGCTTTTTCAGCTGGCAGGCTGGGGTAGCTTTGCGTTGATAAATACCTTTTTTGCCTTTTTTTTTGACAAACTCAACGATGAACAGAATGTACAACTGTTTTTTGGTCGTTTAGGGATATTTATTGTGTTGGGCTTGCTGGCAACACACTTCATGCGGTTTATTATTATCAAGCTAAATGTTTTACAAAAGGCCTTTGATAAACAAATCCTTCAGTTCCTGATTATCACCTTTTGCTTTGCCTTATTTACCTCTTTTTTTAATATCCAGGTATTAGCCTTCTTCAAGTGGTTAACAAGAACAGAAAGCGAGGTAATGCATAAAAGTGTATTCCTGGTGGTGTTGAGTGGAGGTTTTTATTTTTTCATCTACTTCATTATCTGGAACCTGATTTATTTCATGTACCACTATGTAACCAAGAGCCGCAAACAGCAAATGGATACCCTGCAGCTGGAAGCAATGGTTAAGGAGTTGGAGTTAAAAACGATCAAAGCACACATCAATCCTCACTTTATATTTAATGCCTTAAATAGTATCAGGGCTCTTATAGATGAGAATCCGGCCAGGGCTCGCACAGCTGTAACTCAGCTCAGCAATATCTTGCGTAGCAGTTTAAAGGTTGAAAAAGGCGAAACTGTAAACTTCAATGAAGAGCTAAAGATTGTAAAAGATTATTTGGCGTTGGAGAACATGCGGTTTGAAGACCGGTTAAAAGTAGAGTATGAAGTGGACGATAGTACGCTAAATCAACCAGTACCGCCTATGATGCTGCAAACACTGGTGGAAAATGCCATAAAACATGGTATCAGTAAGCAAGTTCAAGGAGGTGTTGTTAAAATCATTTCTGATATTAAGGATAACTATCACTTACTGGCAGTACAAAACACGGGACATTTAAACGGCCAGATCAAAAATAGTGGGTTTGGTATTGCCAGTACGCAAGACCGTCTGCAGTTGCTCTACGGTCAAAAAGCCCATTTTGAAATAAAACAATTAAATCCCACTTTAGTAGAAGCAAAAGTGTTAATCCCGGTTTCACTTAATTAA
- a CDS encoding M20/M25/M40 family metallo-hydrolase: MKKVFLVLGIVACMTACAQTANGIINTSEVKRIEQVLASDDFQGRKAGTPGIDKAAQFISEEFKKAGLQPVSGGSYLQSFSMLRPKFKGVKGEMDKVELDPKNVIVITTKPELKVNEKDGYQLEYIKTGENFRSKVQSYLKAKKNAVVFVDTSFAANFPRLAGLKQLTFPMEHNVVFVLGNYQPKEFTIKAEHTIEETKLANVVGILPGKSRPNEYVIFSSHYDHLGIGKPQNGDSIYNGANDDAAGTTAVILLANYFKKLGNNERTIVFAAFTAEEIGGFGSQYFSQQYQPEKVMAMFNIEMIGTESKWGKNSAYITGFERSDMGTMLQKNLEGSAFQFHPDPYPDQQLFYRSDNATLAYLGVPAHTISTAKMDKEPYYHSSDDEVETLDLENMTEIIKAIAQSSKSIVAGKDTPSRVKTENLR; this comes from the coding sequence ATGAAAAAAGTTTTTTTAGTTCTCGGCATTGTTGCCTGTATGACTGCTTGTGCCCAAACAGCAAATGGTATCATTAACACAAGCGAAGTAAAGCGTATTGAGCAAGTATTGGCTTCTGATGATTTTCAAGGTCGTAAAGCGGGTACTCCCGGTATTGACAAGGCAGCCCAATTTATTAGCGAGGAGTTTAAGAAGGCAGGACTTCAGCCTGTTAGTGGAGGCAGTTATTTGCAATCTTTTTCTATGTTACGTCCTAAGTTCAAAGGCGTAAAAGGTGAAATGGACAAGGTGGAACTAGATCCTAAAAATGTAATTGTAATTACTACAAAGCCCGAATTAAAGGTCAATGAAAAAGATGGTTACCAGCTAGAGTATATCAAAACGGGTGAAAACTTTAGATCAAAAGTGCAAAGCTATCTGAAAGCAAAGAAAAATGCTGTGGTTTTTGTTGATACCAGCTTTGCAGCGAATTTCCCACGCCTTGCAGGTTTGAAACAATTGACGTTTCCAATGGAACACAATGTTGTTTTTGTATTAGGTAATTATCAACCAAAAGAATTTACCATTAAAGCTGAACATACCATTGAGGAAACAAAATTGGCGAATGTAGTAGGTATCTTACCTGGTAAAAGCCGTCCGAATGAATATGTGATCTTTTCTTCGCATTATGATCATTTAGGAATTGGTAAACCGCAGAATGGTGATAGCATTTACAATGGAGCCAATGACGATGCAGCAGGTACAACAGCTGTGATCCTTCTGGCAAACTACTTTAAGAAATTGGGCAATAATGAAAGAACAATTGTTTTTGCCGCATTTACAGCCGAGGAAATAGGCGGGTTTGGCTCTCAATACTTTTCCCAACAATATCAGCCTGAGAAGGTGATGGCAATGTTCAATATTGAAATGATTGGTACCGAAAGCAAATGGGGAAAGAACAGTGCCTATATTACTGGTTTTGAAAGATCGGATATGGGAACCATGCTGCAAAAGAATCTAGAAGGCTCTGCTTTTCAGTTCCATCCAGATCCTTACCCTGACCAACAATTATTCTACCGCTCTGATAATGCAACCCTGGCTTACTTAGGTGTACCTGCGCACACCATTTCTACAGCTAAAATGGATAAAGAGCCTTATTATCACTCTTCAGATGACGAAGTAGAAACGTTAGACCTGGAGAATATGACTGAGATCATTAAGGCTATTGCGCAAAGTAGTAAGAGCATTGTTGCAGGGAAGGATACGCCTTCAAGAGTAAAGACTGAGAATTTGAGGTAA
- a CDS encoding LytR/AlgR family response regulator transcription factor: MKAIIIDDERLARTELRKLLQEFPEIEIVDEAANVDEGISKIESHNPDLIFLDIQMPGKTGFDLLNELDRAPQVIFTTAYDEYALKAFEVNALDYLLKPVEPKRLADAIHKLHGTDNNHNHNYVPTENKSLLSENDQVFVKDGERCWFVKLSDIRLFESVGNYAKVFFGPHKPLILKSLNALEERLDEKMFFRANRKHIVNLRLIDKIEPYFNGGLLLELKGGEKIEVSRRQTVKFKEMMSL; this comes from the coding sequence ATGAAAGCAATTATAATTGATGATGAGCGTTTGGCCAGGACCGAACTGCGTAAACTGCTACAGGAATTTCCTGAAATTGAAATTGTGGACGAGGCTGCCAATGTGGATGAGGGTATCAGTAAAATTGAAAGCCATAATCCTGATTTGATCTTCCTGGATATTCAAATGCCGGGAAAAACAGGGTTTGACCTGTTAAATGAGCTGGATCGCGCGCCACAGGTGATCTTTACTACAGCCTATGATGAATATGCATTAAAGGCTTTTGAAGTAAATGCACTGGACTATTTGCTAAAGCCGGTTGAGCCTAAACGTTTGGCCGATGCCATACATAAACTGCATGGTACAGACAATAATCATAACCACAACTATGTGCCTACTGAGAACAAAAGCTTGCTGTCTGAAAATGACCAGGTATTTGTAAAAGATGGTGAGCGTTGCTGGTTTGTAAAGCTTAGCGATATACGGTTATTTGAAAGTGTGGGCAACTATGCCAAAGTCTTCTTTGGACCACATAAACCGCTTATTCTAAAATCACTGAATGCGTTAGAAGAACGCCTGGATGAGAAGATGTTCTTCCGGGCCAACCGAAAGCATATTGTAAACCTACGCTTGATTGATAAGATTGAGCCTTACTTCAATGGAGGATTGCTGTTGGAGTTAAAGGGTGGCGAAAAAATTGAGGTAAGCCGCCGCCAAACCGTAAAGTTTAAAGAAATGATGAGTCTGTAA
- a CDS encoding geranylgeranylglyceryl/heptaprenylglyceryl phosphate synthase, translating to MSLAVYPNLLEKKKTGKKSFAVLIDPDKISTTSLRTVIDLGNKANADYFFVGGSLVVTDHLDEVVLQIKQESNIPVILFPGSPSQISRHADALLYLSLISGRNPELLIGQHVVSAPFVRKSGLEIISTGYTVIDGGAPTTVSYISNATPIPADKADIALCTAMAGEMLGMKTIYMDAGSGAKKAISEEMIAAVAKNISVPLIIGGGIRDAEKAYLNCKAGADVIVVGNAIEKQPSLIQEMAAAIHSIPVII from the coding sequence ATGAGCCTGGCTGTATACCCTAATTTACTGGAAAAAAAGAAGACTGGAAAGAAGTCATTCGCGGTACTAATTGATCCGGATAAAATTTCCACAACCTCCTTGCGCACGGTTATTGATTTGGGTAACAAAGCCAACGCCGACTACTTTTTTGTAGGCGGAAGCTTAGTTGTTACAGATCATTTAGACGAGGTTGTTCTGCAGATTAAACAGGAAAGTAATATCCCTGTTATCCTTTTCCCTGGTAGCCCTTCACAAATTAGCAGGCATGCTGACGCTTTACTTTACTTATCTCTTATATCTGGTCGTAACCCAGAGTTGTTGATTGGTCAACACGTGGTCTCCGCCCCTTTTGTCAGGAAGAGTGGACTGGAAATCATTTCTACCGGCTATACGGTTATTGATGGCGGTGCACCAACAACAGTATCTTATATAAGTAATGCTACTCCTATACCTGCCGATAAAGCCGATATAGCCCTTTGTACGGCCATGGCAGGTGAAATGCTAGGAATGAAAACCATTTATATGGACGCAGGTAGCGGTGCTAAAAAAGCTATCTCAGAAGAAATGATAGCGGCAGTAGCTAAAAATATTTCTGTGCCCTTGATTATTGGTGGTGGTATCCGAGATGCTGAAAAAGCCTACTTAAATTGTAAAGCGGGGGCAGATGTAATTGTTGTAGGTAACGCAATAGAAAAACAGCCATCCCTTATTCAGGAAATGGCTGCTGCAATTCATTCGATTCCGGTAATTATATAG
- a CDS encoding ATP-dependent Clp protease proteolytic subunit — translation MSLQDIMNNRWVMQPQPNPEEPDKDDDAEKEERAEVDTRMLYKRLEQYFYDSRAIYLWGIVDDKSAKDVVTKLLLLDADQPGKEIKFYISSPGGSVTSGMVIYDMMKAIKSPVSTICMGLAASMGSILLSAGEKGRRFIFPHGEVMIHQPSLGGHIQGVSADMEIHAEQILRTKEMGARILAENTGQTIERIRKDFERDYWMDAEKSIEYGIVDQIMTKLY, via the coding sequence ATGAGTTTACAAGACATAATGAATAATCGCTGGGTTATGCAACCACAGCCTAATCCAGAGGAACCTGATAAAGACGATGACGCCGAAAAAGAAGAGCGTGCCGAGGTAGATACCCGTATGCTGTATAAGCGCTTAGAGCAATATTTTTATGACTCCCGTGCTATCTACCTGTGGGGGATTGTAGATGATAAATCGGCAAAAGACGTTGTTACTAAACTGTTACTGTTAGACGCTGACCAGCCTGGTAAAGAGATCAAATTCTATATCAGCAGCCCTGGTGGTTCTGTTACCAGCGGTATGGTGATCTACGATATGATGAAAGCTATCAAGTCGCCGGTAAGCACCATTTGTATGGGCTTGGCTGCTTCAATGGGCTCTATCCTGTTAAGTGCAGGTGAAAAAGGTCGCCGTTTTATCTTCCCTCACGGAGAGGTAATGATCCACCAACCTTCGTTAGGTGGTCATATTCAAGGTGTTAGCGCCGATATGGAGATCCATGCTGAGCAGATCCTTCGTACCAAGGAAATGGGTGCCCGTATCCTGGCAGAGAATACCGGTCAGACCATTGAGCGCATCCGCAAAGATTTTGAGCGCGACTACTGGATGGATGCGGAAAAAAGCATTGAGTACGGAATTGTGGATCAAATCATGACAAAACTTTATTAG